Sequence from the Candidatus Methylomirabilis sp. genome:
ACCTCGACAGGCGTCCCATCAGGTAGATACGGCATATCCTCCTCGGGCAGGACCTTCGCGATCACGCCCTTGTTCCCATGTCGCCCGGCAACCTTATCGCCGACGGAGAGCTTTCGCTTCATGGCCACGTAGACTTTGACCATCTTGAAGACCCCGGGAGCGAGTTCATCGCCTCGGGTCGCCCTGCTGATTCGCTCCTCCAGGAGCGTCTGCAGCACGTGGACCTGATTGTCTGCCGCATCGCCGATCCTGCTCGCCTTCCGACCCAACTCTTCGTCTATTCGCCCTGCGAGATCCATCAGGTTCTCATGGGACAGCTTATCCAGAATCTCACCAGTCAACTTCTTGCCCTTGGGAACCATGACCTTGCGCGTAAGCCTGCTCCGGATCTCCTTGCTGACATCTATACCATCGAGGAGGGAACGCAGTTTTCTATCTCGATCTGCCGCGATGATGCTGATCTCGTCCTCGAAGTCTTTGCGGAGTCGGCTGACTTCTTCATCCTCAATCGACTTGGCTCGCTCGTCCTTCTCGATTCCTTTTCGGGAGAAGACCTTCACGTCGACGACAGTGCCGCAAATTCCGGGCGGAACATACAGTGAAGCGTCCCGTACATCCTCGGCCTTCTCGCCAAAGATAGCACGCAACAATCGTTCCTCCGGAGTGAGCACGGTTTCACCTTTGGGGGTGACCTTTCCCACCAGGATATCTCCGGGCTTCACCTCGGCGCCAATCCGGACGATTCCACTTTCGTCGAGATCTTTGAGCGCGTCCTCGCCCACATTCGGGGTGTCGCGCGTAATCTCCTCCTTCCCCAGTTTGGTCTCACGCGCTTCGATCTCAAACTCCTCGATGTGGATAGAGGTATAGCGATCGTTTTTGACCACCCGCTCGCTGATCAGGATCGCGTCCTCAAAGTTATACCCACCCCATGGCATGAACGCCACTAGGACATTCTGCCCAAGCGCCAGTTCACCGTTCTGGGTCGCCGGACCATCGGCAATGACCTGACCCTTGGCGATTCGCTCTCCTTTGCTCACGATCGGCTTCTGTGTGATGCAGGTATTCTGGTTACTCCGACGAAACTTTATCAGGGTGTAGATGTCCACCCCCGAATCGTTCCCTCCGTCTTCACTTTTGCCGTCCGAGGCGCGAACGATGATGCGGTCAGCGGTCACCGATTCAACAATCCCTCCACGCTGGGCCACCACGACCGCCCCGGAGTCCTTCGCCGCGGGATGCTCCATCCCGGTTCCGACCAGGGGAGCCTCCGGCCGCAGGAGGGGAACCGCCTGACGTTGCATGTTGGCGCCCATCAGGGCACGATTGGCGTCATCGTGTTCGAGGAACGGGACAAGCGACGTAGAGACTCCAACAAGTTGCTTCGGGGCGACATCCATATACTCAACATTCGTTGGAGGAACCGTAATAAAGTTGCCGCCTGATCGCGCCGAGATCCGATCTGACGTGAAGCGTCCCCGTCCGTCCAACTCCGCGTTAGCCTGTGCGATCGTGTACTTCTCCTCTTCATCAGCCGTCAGGTACTCGATCTCGTCGGTCACGACGCAATCCCGGACCTTGCGATACGGTGTCTCGATGAAGCCGAAATCGTTGACGCGGGCATAGGTAGAGAGACTGGCAATAAGACCGACGTTGGGGCCTTCCGGCGTTTCGATGGGGCACATCCGACCGTAGTGAGTCGGGTGTACGTCCCGAACCTCGAACCCTGCGCGCTCCCGTGACAGCCCTCCAGGGCCCAAGGCTGACAGCCGCCGCTTGTGGGTGAGCTCGGCCAACGGATTGGTCTGATCCATGAACTGGGAGAGCTGTGAGCTGCCGAAGAACTCCTTCAAGGCTGCCGTCACCGGCTTGGCGTTCACCAGGTCGTGCGGCATCAGGGTTTCCAATTCCTGTGTACTCATTCGCTCTCGGACAGCTCGCTCCATTCGCGCTAATCCGATCCGAAACTGTTCTTCCAAGAGTTCCCCAGCCGACCGAACCCGACGATTGCCCAGATGGTCGATGTCATCCACGGCAGTTCCGGCCTCCCCGTGCTTCAGTCTGAGAAGGTATCGGATGGCCTCGACGATGTCGTCTACCTGGCCTATCCGCCCCTCCATACCGGCAGGCCGATATCGACGGCACAGAAGGGTATGGACCTCAAGCGGCACCTCAAGGCCAAGCTTACGATTAATCTTCAGGCGCCCGACCTTGGAAAGATCATAGCGCTTCGGATTAAAGAAGATGGACTCGAGGAACACCTTCGTCGCTTCCTCGTTGGGCGGGTCGCCCGGTCGCATTCTCCGGTAAATCTCAGTCAAGGCCTCCTTTTCCGAACGGGTCGAGTCGCGGATAACGTTCTCTCGCATTTCGAACATATCCCGACCATCGAGGCTGGCAAGTACAGCGAAGCTGCTCAGGCCACTCTTCAGGACTCGTTCCAGTATTTCTTCTGTGATCTCCTGCGCACATTCAAGGATCACCTCGCCGCTCTTTGTGTCCACAATATCGGCGGCCGCAAACCGGCCGATGAGATCCTCTCGATACAGAGGCACTTCCGTAATCTTCAGAGCCTGCAGTCGCTTTTGGGCTATCTTCGTGATCCGCTTGGTCGCCCCGAGAATCAGTTGCCTGGTGTGAGGATCGGAAAGATCCCTGCTCACCCGAAAGCCGGTTGCGCCGGGTGAACCCACATGAAGCAGGAACTCCTTCCCCTTCTCTACGCGCACTACATCCCGTTCATGGAAAAGGTTCAGGATCTCCTCGTTGCTCCCGTAACCGATCGCTCGCAGCAGGATCGAGGCCAGAAACCTCCGTCTTCGGTCTACCCGGACATGGAGTACGTCACTCGCATCAAACTCGAATTCCAGCCAGGATCCTCGATACGGGATGAGGCGGGCAGAGTAGAGGACCTTGCCGCTCGGGTGCGTCTTACCGCTGTCATGGTCGAAGAAGACCCCTGGGGAGCGGTGGAGTTGGCTGACCACAACCCGCTCCGTCCCATTAATAATGAAGGTACCCTGCGGCGTCATCAAAGGCATCTCTCCAAGGTAGACCTCTTGCTCTTTAATGTCCCTGATGCTGCTGGCCTCGGAGCCGACTGGCTTATCCCAGACCATCAGGCGAAGGGTCACCTTGAGTGGAACGGAGTAGGTCATCCCCTTCTCCAGAGATTCCTCCGCACCGTACTTGGGCACCCCGAACTCATACTTTACAAAACCCAGGGACGCCGAACTGTCATAATTGAAAATCGGGAAGATGCTGGCGAAGGCCCCCTGAAGCCCGATCTCCTCGCGCGCGTGCGGGGGAACTTTCATTTGCAGAAACTGATCGAAGGACCGCCGCTGAATCTCAATCAGATTAGGAATAGAGATGACCTCTTTGATCTTGCTGAAATTCCAGCGCTCAGCAGCCGCGCTCTTCTTCACGAGGGCCATACGTCCTTGACTCCTTATACTTCCTGTACTACTTGAGTTCTGCGGTGGCGCCAGTGGCCTCGAGCTTCGCCTTGATCTCCTCCGCCTCAGCTTTCGACAGCCCTTCCTTCACCGGCTTAGGAGCGCCTTCGACCAGGTCCTTTGCCTCTTTCAGGCCAAGTCCGGTGATTGCCCTCACCTCTTTGATCACCTGGATCTTCTTTTCCCCCACAGAAGCGAGGATGACCGAAAACTCCGTCTTCTCCTCAGTTGGCGCCGCTGCAGCAGCAGCAGCTCCTCCTTGGCCAACCGCCGCCACAGGCATCATCGCTGTTGCAGAGACGCCAAATTTCTCCTCAATCCCCTTCACCAGTTTGTTGAGGTCCAAGACAGTCCAATTCTCAATCGAGTCCAACACGTCATCAACTGTGACCTTTGCCATCGTCACTCCTCTCCTTGACTGCGTAGTAACACATGTACCGACGATGCCCAGGCCGCTTCAGGCCAAGGCCGGTCTCTACCCTTTCTGCTGCCTCACTGCCTCCAGGACCATCAGGAGGGAACGAAGCGGCCCACCAAGTACAGCGACAAGACCGCGAAGCGGGGATTGCATAATGCCAGCAAGCCTCGCCGCAAGCACCTCACGCGAGGGGAGATCGGCGAGCGCCATGGCATCTTGCCCCGCCAGCACCTTTCCCTCCGCGAAGCCGGCTTTAATTTGGAAGGTCGGTTTCGTCTTGATGAAAGAGGCTAAGAGCTTGGCTGGCGCGGTAGGATCACCTTTGCCATGAACAATCGCTGTCGGGCCAACAAGGTACGGCCTCAGTTCCTGGAGCTCAGTCCCCGTGGTGGCCAATCTGGCGAGGGTGTTCTTGACGACCTGAAAAGCCATCCCCTGCTGCCGGAGCAGTTTTCTCAGTTCAGTCAACTCGCTTACAGTGAGACCCCGAGGGTCTGCCAACATGGCAACCGTCGCCCCTGCCAGCCCGGTCTTCAGCTCATCAACTACCGCTGCTTTTTCCGCTCGCTTCACTGTCTCCTCCCTGCAAGGCAAGGTGGCTGCCTAGCTCTTTGCCAACCCCACCAGGGTGTCAAGGTCTACCGTGACGCCAGGCCCCATTGTCGACGATATGGCGACCCCATTGAGATATCGCCCCTTGCTGGAGGCCGGCTTGGCCCGCAGCAACGCCTCCAGCAACGCTACGGCATTCTCGTAGAGCTGGTTCGCCGTAAAGGAGGCCTTGCCAAAAGGCGCATGCACGATCCCTGCCTTCTCCGTGCGATATTCAATCTTTCCACCCTTAAACTCCCTGACCGCCCTTCCAACATCGAAGGTGACGGTGCCAGTCTTAGGGTTTGGCATCAATCCCCGAGGACCGAGGACCTTTCCGAGGCGTCCCACCAGACCCATGACATTCGGGGTAGCAATTGCCCGATCGAACTCAAGCCACCCCTGTTGAATTTTCTCTATCAGATCTTCACAACCAACATAATCGGCACCAGCTTCACGAGCATCTTTCTCTTGTTCGCCCTTTATGAAGACCAGTACCCGAACACTCTTCCCTGTTCCATGGGGCAACACGACTGTACCCCTCACCATCTGATCAGCATGCTTCGGATCAACCCCCAGGCGGAC
This genomic interval carries:
- the rplA gene encoding 50S ribosomal protein L1, translated to MAKAGKRYGTAAEAVTRVGACDLAKAIEVVKSNAGAKFDETMDIAVRLGVDPKHADQMVRGTVVLPHGTGKSVRVLVFIKGEQEKDAREAGADYVGCEDLIEKIQQGWLEFDRAIATPNVMGLVGRLGKVLGPRGLMPNPKTGTVTFDVGRAVREFKGGKIEYRTEKAGIVHAPFGKASFTANQLYENAVALLEALLRAKPASSKGRYLNGVAISSTMGPGVTVDLDTLVGLAKS
- the rpoB gene encoding DNA-directed RNA polymerase subunit beta codes for the protein MALVKKSAAAERWNFSKIKEVISIPNLIEIQRRSFDQFLQMKVPPHAREEIGLQGAFASIFPIFNYDSSASLGFVKYEFGVPKYGAEESLEKGMTYSVPLKVTLRLMVWDKPVGSEASSIRDIKEQEVYLGEMPLMTPQGTFIINGTERVVVSQLHRSPGVFFDHDSGKTHPSGKVLYSARLIPYRGSWLEFEFDASDVLHVRVDRRRRFLASILLRAIGYGSNEEILNLFHERDVVRVEKGKEFLLHVGSPGATGFRVSRDLSDPHTRQLILGATKRITKIAQKRLQALKITEVPLYREDLIGRFAAADIVDTKSGEVILECAQEITEEILERVLKSGLSSFAVLASLDGRDMFEMRENVIRDSTRSEKEALTEIYRRMRPGDPPNEEATKVFLESIFFNPKRYDLSKVGRLKINRKLGLEVPLEVHTLLCRRYRPAGMEGRIGQVDDIVEAIRYLLRLKHGEAGTAVDDIDHLGNRRVRSAGELLEEQFRIGLARMERAVRERMSTQELETLMPHDLVNAKPVTAALKEFFGSSQLSQFMDQTNPLAELTHKRRLSALGPGGLSRERAGFEVRDVHPTHYGRMCPIETPEGPNVGLIASLSTYARVNDFGFIETPYRKVRDCVVTDEIEYLTADEEEKYTIAQANAELDGRGRFTSDRISARSGGNFITVPPTNVEYMDVAPKQLVGVSTSLVPFLEHDDANRALMGANMQRQAVPLLRPEAPLVGTGMEHPAAKDSGAVVVAQRGGIVESVTADRIIVRASDGKSEDGGNDSGVDIYTLIKFRRSNQNTCITQKPIVSKGERIAKGQVIADGPATQNGELALGQNVLVAFMPWGGYNFEDAILISERVVKNDRYTSIHIEEFEIEARETKLGKEEITRDTPNVGEDALKDLDESGIVRIGAEVKPGDILVGKVTPKGETVLTPEERLLRAIFGEKAEDVRDASLYVPPGICGTVVDVKVFSRKGIEKDERAKSIEDEEVSRLRKDFEDEISIIAADRDRKLRSLLDGIDVSKEIRSRLTRKVMVPKGKKLTGEILDKLSHENLMDLAGRIDEELGRKASRIGDAADNQVHVLQTLLEERISRATRGDELAPGVFKMVKVYVAMKRKLSVGDKVAGRHGNKGVIAKVLPEEDMPYLPDGTPVEVVLNPLGVPSRMNVGQILETHLGWAAGAMGMRVASPVFDGAKEKEIKTWLKRAGLPVTGKTVLYDGRTGKPFHQEVTVGYIYLMKLAHLVDDKIHARSIGPYSLITQQPLGGKAQFGGQRFGEMEVWALEAYGAAHTLQEILTVKSDDVVGRTKMYESIVRGDCTLEPGLPESFNVLVKELQSLALDVELKKE
- the rplJ gene encoding 50S ribosomal protein L10; translated protein: MKRAEKAAVVDELKTGLAGATVAMLADPRGLTVSELTELRKLLRQQGMAFQVVKNTLARLATTGTELQELRPYLVGPTAIVHGKGDPTAPAKLLASFIKTKPTFQIKAGFAEGKVLAGQDAMALADLPSREVLAARLAGIMQSPLRGLVAVLGGPLRSLLMVLEAVRQQKG
- the rplL gene encoding 50S ribosomal protein L7/L12, translated to MAKVTVDDVLDSIENWTVLDLNKLVKGIEEKFGVSATAMMPVAAVGQGGAAAAAAAPTEEKTEFSVILASVGEKKIQVIKEVRAITGLGLKEAKDLVEGAPKPVKEGLSKAEAEEIKAKLEATGATAELK